In Candidatus Coatesbacteria bacterium, a genomic segment contains:
- a CDS encoding hydroxyacid dehydrogenase encodes MRPELRDHLHRGLRDSAVDLVFPAAREPAALLPLVGAAAALVGWRPTAELLAAARFLRLFINPGAGVQGIVHLFRELNTGREPPVVLVNGHGNACFTAQHTVALLLALTNRILPHHNWLAAGRWRTGDAEAASLPLRGRRLALLGYGHVNRRVHRLLAGFPLEFAALRRDWRNAAQDPPTPLRRCGTAELAELLDWADILVCCLPETSATRGLIGRDELVRLGRRGLLVNVGRGPVVDENALYEALDQGLIAGAALDVWYDYQPAADSTGRRHPWHRPFNELNNVVLSPHRAASPFDDLGRWNEVIENLKRLAAGRDDFLNVVDLELGY; translated from the coding sequence ATGCGGCCGGAGCTGCGGGACCACCTGCACCGTGGTCTGCGCGACAGCGCCGTCGACCTCGTCTTTCCCGCTGCCCGGGAACCGGCCGCCCTGCTCCCCCTGGTCGGCGCCGCCGCCGCCCTCGTCGGCTGGCGACCCACCGCCGAGCTGCTGGCCGCGGCGCGCTTCCTGCGCCTGTTCATCAACCCCGGCGCCGGCGTCCAGGGCATCGTCCACCTCTTCCGCGAACTTAACACCGGGCGCGAGCCCCCCGTCGTCCTGGTCAACGGCCACGGCAACGCCTGCTTCACCGCCCAGCACACCGTGGCCCTGCTGCTGGCGCTGACCAACCGCATCCTGCCCCACCACAACTGGCTCGCCGCCGGACGCTGGCGCACCGGCGACGCCGAGGCCGCCTCGCTGCCCCTGCGCGGCCGCCGCCTGGCCCTGCTGGGCTACGGTCACGTCAACCGTCGAGTCCACCGCCTCCTCGCCGGCTTCCCCCTCGAATTCGCCGCCCTGCGGCGCGACTGGCGGAACGCCGCGCAGGACCCGCCGACCCCGCTGCGCCGCTGCGGCACCGCCGAACTCGCCGAACTGCTGGACTGGGCCGACATCCTCGTCTGTTGCCTGCCCGAGACCTCGGCCACCCGCGGCCTGATCGGCCGTGACGAGCTGGTCCGCCTGGGCCGCCGCGGGCTGCTGGTCAACGTCGGCCGGGGTCCCGTCGTCGACGAGAACGCCCTCTACGAGGCCCTCGACCAGGGACTCATCGCCGGCGCCGCCCTCGACGTCTGGTACGACTACCAACCCGCCGCCGACAGCACCGGACGCCGTCACCCCTGGCACCGGCCCTTCAACGAACTGAACAACGTCGTCCTCTCGCCCCACCGCGCCGCCTCGCCCTTCGATGACCTCGGGCGCTGGAACGAGGTCATCGAGAACCTGAAACGCCTGGCCGCCGGAAGGGACGACTTCCTCAACGTCGTCGATCTCGAGCTGGGCTACTAG
- a CDS encoding UDP-N-acetylmuramoyl-L-alanyl-D-glutamate--2,6-diaminopimelate ligase has protein sequence MQPFPRRRRLSGGAAGRTRRTAPRLRRWSLASGRAAPLQQFFRRPSAADRSDEAGFEPAAGGSHPGAGAGAAARRSRRRDRCGARYLSRRRHRRARRPGARPALPPRRPGRSQRIRGRGPSRRLLPWRPDRPPDRGVGTLSEKPEALLFSELTAAAPAVEESRGEATITALAYDSRAVEPGTLFVATGGVGHDALAYLSHALEMGAAAVVAPTPPPAGVDVAWAVSSRPRLALAQLAAAWFGRPAEKLRLIGVTGTNGKTTTAHLIAAVLRAAGRRTAQFGTTGYYIDDDWEEAVWTTPEPLKLHELLRSAVDAGVEDVMMEVTSHALDQERTAGLRFAAAGFTNLTPEHLDYHQRLEGYFFTKARLFQQLEPAAPALLNADDEWVRRTAVPAGRRLLYGRGSEAELRAEDVRLGERSLSLRAVHGDWELGLSAPLAGAYDVYNVLLAVGICRGLGVTDEALVRGLAELSQIPGRFQFLEVGADFNVIVDYAHTPDGLTKALGAARRFTPGRLIIVFGSAGERDAAKRPQMGRAAAELADLVILTTEDPRREDPAQIARQIAAGVDNPACEVRTVLDRRAAVHAALDVARSGDSVIVAGKGDENLLKFADHTVHSNDIDLCLEFFGLSRRQAGVDTPRRPPTD, from the coding sequence GTGCAACCATTTCCCCGGCGGCGGCGTCTGTCTGGTGGCGCTGCTGGCCGAACTCGAAGGACCGCACCGCGGCTTCGTCGTTGGTCTCTGGCATCGGGGCGAGCTGCACCGCTTCAGCAGTTTTTCCGGCGCCCGTCCGCTGCGGATCGAAGCGACGAAGCGGGGTTTGAGCCTGCGGCTGGAGGATCGCACCCGGGGGCTGGAGCTGGAGCTGCGGCGCGGCGCTCCCGCCGGAGAGATCGCTGCGGCGCCCGTTACCTCTCCCGGCGCCGTCACCGACGAGCTCGGCGGCCGGGTGCGCGTCCGGCTCTACCGCCGCGCCGCCCGGGGCGATCACAGCGAATACGAGGCCGAGGGCCGTCACGCCGTTTACTCCCGTGGCGGCCGGATCGGCCGCCTGATCGAGGAGTTGGGACCTTGAGCGAAAAACCCGAAGCGCTGCTGTTCAGCGAGTTGACGGCGGCGGCACCCGCCGTCGAGGAGTCGCGGGGCGAGGCGACGATCACCGCCCTGGCCTACGACTCCCGCGCCGTGGAGCCCGGAACCCTCTTCGTCGCCACCGGCGGGGTGGGTCACGACGCCCTGGCCTATCTGTCCCACGCTTTGGAGATGGGCGCCGCCGCCGTGGTGGCCCCGACGCCTCCGCCGGCCGGTGTCGATGTCGCCTGGGCGGTCAGCTCCCGGCCCCGGCTGGCCCTGGCCCAACTGGCCGCCGCCTGGTTCGGCCGCCCCGCCGAGAAGCTGCGCCTGATCGGCGTCACCGGCACCAACGGCAAGACGACGACGGCCCACCTGATCGCCGCCGTACTGCGGGCCGCCGGACGCCGCACGGCCCAGTTCGGCACCACGGGTTACTACATCGACGACGACTGGGAGGAGGCCGTCTGGACCACGCCGGAGCCGCTCAAGCTCCATGAGCTGCTGCGCAGCGCCGTCGACGCCGGCGTCGAGGACGTGATGATGGAGGTCACCAGTCACGCCCTGGACCAGGAGCGCACCGCCGGTCTGCGCTTCGCCGCCGCCGGCTTCACCAACCTGACCCCGGAGCATCTCGACTACCACCAGCGCCTCGAGGGCTATTTCTTCACCAAGGCCCGGCTGTTCCAGCAGCTCGAGCCCGCGGCCCCGGCTTTGCTCAACGCCGACGACGAGTGGGTCCGGCGCACCGCGGTTCCCGCGGGACGACGGCTCCTCTACGGTCGCGGCTCCGAGGCCGAGCTGCGCGCCGAGGACGTTCGCCTGGGCGAGCGCAGCTTGAGCCTGCGCGCCGTTCACGGCGATTGGGAGCTCGGGCTCAGCGCCCCGCTGGCCGGAGCCTACGACGTCTACAACGTCCTGCTGGCCGTCGGAATCTGCCGTGGTCTGGGCGTGACCGACGAGGCCCTGGTTCGCGGCCTGGCCGAGCTGTCCCAGATCCCCGGCCGTTTCCAGTTCCTCGAGGTCGGCGCCGACTTCAACGTCATCGTCGACTACGCCCACACCCCCGACGGCCTGACCAAAGCCCTCGGCGCCGCCCGGCGTTTCACTCCGGGGCGGTTGATCATCGTCTTCGGCTCGGCCGGGGAGCGCGACGCCGCCAAGCGGCCACAGATGGGACGGGCCGCCGCCGAGCTGGCCGACCTCGTCATCCTGACCACCGAGGACCCGCGCCGCGAGGACCCGGCGCAGATCGCCCGCCAGATCGCCGCCGGCGTCGACAATCCGGCCTGCGAGGTCCGCACCGTCCTCGACCGCCGCGCCGCCGTCCACGCCGCCCTCGACGTTGCCCGCTCCGGCGACAGCGTCATCGTCGCCGGCAAGGGCGACGAAAACCTGCTCAAGTTCGCCGACCACACCGTCCACTCCAACGACATCGACCTCTGCCTGGAGTTCTTCGGCCTCAGCCGCCGCCAGGCCGGCGTCGACACCCCGCGCCGCCCTCCGACGGACTGA